In the Heterodontus francisci isolate sHetFra1 chromosome 8, sHetFra1.hap1, whole genome shotgun sequence genome, one interval contains:
- the LOC137372547 gene encoding uncharacterized protein gives PHAPSPSPHAPSPSPHAPSPSPHAPSPSPHAPSPSPHAPSPSPHAPSPSPHAPSPSPHAPSPSPHAPSPSPHAPSPSPHAPSPSPHAPSPSPHAPSPSPHAPSPSPHAPSPSPHAPSPSPHAPSPSPHAPSPSPHAPSPSPHAPSPSPHAPSPSPHAPSPSPHAPSPSPHAPSPSPHAPSPSPHAPSPSPHAPSPSPHAPSPSPHAPSPSPHAPSPSPHAPSPSPHAPSPSPHAPSPSPHAPSPSPHAPSPSPHAPSPSPHAPSPSPHAPSPSPHAPSP, from the coding sequence cctcacgcaccgtctccctctcctcacgcaccgtctccctctcctcacgcaccgtctccctctcctcacgcaccgtctccctctcctcacgcaccgtctccctctcctcacgcaccgtctccctctcctcacgcaccgtctccctctcctcacgcaccgtctccctctcctcacgcaccgtctccctctcctcacgcaccgtctccctctcctcacgcaccgtctccctctcctcacgcaccgtctccctctcctcacgcaccgtctccctctcctcacgcaccgtctccctctcctcacgcaccgtctccctctcctcacgcaccgtctccctctcctcacgcaccgtctccctctcctcacgcaccgtctccctctcctcacgcaccgtctccctctcctcacgcaccgtctccctctcctcacgcaccgtctccctctcctcacgcaccgtctccctctcctcacgcaccgtctccctctcctcacgcaccgtctccctctcctcacgcaccgtctccctctcctcacgcaccgtctccctctcctcacgcaccgtctccctctcctcacgcaccgtctccctctcctcacgcaccgtctccctctcctcacgcaccgtctccctctcctcacgcaccgtctccctctcctcacgcaccgtctccctctcctcacgcaccgtctccctctcctcacgcaccgtctccctctcctcacgcaccgtctccctctcctcacgcaccgtctccctctcctcacgcaccgtctccctctcctcacgcaccgtctccctctcctcacgcaccgtctccctctcctcacgcaccgtctccc